From the Rhinoderma darwinii isolate aRhiDar2 chromosome 12, aRhiDar2.hap1, whole genome shotgun sequence genome, one window contains:
- the LOC142664523 gene encoding olfactory receptor 6N2-like, with protein sequence MTATSNQSLVTQFIILGFPDLNGAQYFLFTLLSIIYVFTLSGNLLVISLICTHHHLHVPLYIFVGILSFLEIWYTAVTIPKMLTNLLNEKIISYLGCLLQTYFLHCFGITETYLLTVMAYDRYMAICNPLRYPSIMTNGCCFQLAACCWVLGFFGPLTQILLLSRLSFCRSNKIEHIFCDFTPLMNLACSDTSLNVKVDFAINSFLLYMAFVCIIMSYIKIISAVLKIKTTEGRKKAFSTCGAHLTVVLLFFGSVSFVYIRLTKNNSVNYDRVMAVIYSVLTPMCNPIIYSLRNREIREILRKKFSELF encoded by the coding sequence ATGACGGCCACTTCAAATCAGTCTCTTGTCACACAATTCATTATCTTGGGCTTCCCTGACCTCAATGGAGCTCAATACTTTTTGTTCACCCTTCTGAGTATTATCTACGTCTTCACCCTTAGTGGTAATCTTCTAGTTATATCTCTAATCTGCACTCATCATCACCTCCATGTCCCTCTTTACATCTTTGTTGGGATACTTTCCTTCCTGGAAATCTGGTACACGGCAGTTACTATTCCAAAAATGCTGACCAACTTGCTGAATGAGAAGATCATTTCATATCTTGGTTGTCTTCTCCAAACCTACTTTCTTCATTGCTTCGGTATTACGGAAACCTATCTTCTAACTGTCATGGCCTACGATCGCTATATGGCCATTTGCAACCCATTAAGATATCCATCCATAATGACGAATGGTTGCTGTTTTCAGTTGGCAGCTTGTTGTTGGGTTTTAGGTTTCTTTGGACCGTTGACTCAGATCCTCTTGCTCTCTCGGCTTTCCTTTTGTAGGTCAAACAAGATTGAACATATCTTCTGTGACTTTACTCCACTGATGAACTTGGCATGTTCTGACACTTCACTCAATGTCAAAGTTGACTTTGCCATCAACTCGTTCCTTCTCTACATGGCCTTTGTATGCATTATCATGTCCTACATCAAAATAATTTCTgccgttttaaaaataaaaacaacagaaGGCAGGAAAAAAGCCTTTTCTACCTGTGGTGCCCACCTTACCGTTGTCCTGCTTTTCTTTGGCAGCGTCAGTTTTGTTTATATAAGACTGACCAAAAATAATTCAGTGAACTATGATCGGGTGATGGCTGTCATCTACTCCGTTTTAACTCCAATGTGTAATCCGATCATTTATAGCCTGCGGAATCGAGAAATCAGAGAGATTTTGCGGAAGAAGTTCAGTGAACTATTCTAG